One region of Asterias rubens chromosome 5, eAstRub1.3, whole genome shotgun sequence genomic DNA includes:
- the LOC117290921 gene encoding ribosomal RNA small subunit methyltransferase NEP1-like isoform X2, protein MRNFSFDLLQRFLITVKYNRCRCLPHELKAGKSYELLNCDRHKHLMKKFNKDPSQCRPDITHQCLLMLFDSPLNRAGLLQVFVHTEKNVLIQINPQTRVPRTFDRFCGLMVQLLHKLSISASDGPQKLLKVIKNPVSDHLPAGCKKIGTSFSATKCINPRELADTEEPVVVVIGAMAHGKVDTDYVEEEVSISKYPLSAALTCAKICSGFEEAWGIV, encoded by the exons ATGAGGAACttttcttttgatctcctgcaACGTTTTTTAATTACTGTGAAATATAATCGTTGTCGGTGTCTACCACATGAATTGAAG GCCGGGAAAAGTTACGAGCTGCTGAACTGCGATCGACATAAGCACCTTATGAAGAAATTCAACAAAGATCCCTCACAGTGTCGTCCAGATATAACACATCAG TGCCTGCTGATGTTGTTTGACAGTCCCCTTAACAGAGCGGGTCTACTTCAGGTCTTTGTCCACACAGAGAAGAACGTTCTGATTCAGATCAATCCACAGACTAGAGTACCCAGGACCTTTGACCGGTTCTGTGGCCTTATGG TGCAACTCTTACACAAGCTCAGCATCAGTGCGTCGGACGGTCCCCAGAAACTCCTCAAGGTGATCAAGAACCCTGTGTCTGATCATCTTCCAGCTGGCTGTAAGAAGATTGGAACATCCTTCAGTGCTACAAAGTGCATCAATCCAAGGGAGCTTGCTGATACAGAAGAACCAGTTGTTGTGGTCATCGGGGCAATGGCTCATGgcaaa GTGGATACAGACTACGTTGAGGAAGAAGTGTCTATCAGCAAGTACCCGCTGTCTGCTGCCCTCACCTGTGCCAAGATCTGCTCTGGATTTGAAGAAGCCTGGGGAATCGTATGA
- the LOC117290921 gene encoding ribosomal RNA small subunit methyltransferase NEP1-like isoform X1: protein MAARRAHEDDDGPAKKKPKIVKTLHDKHIKKRLIVVLERSSLEAVKAGKSYELLNCDRHKHLMKKFNKDPSQCRPDITHQCLLMLFDSPLNRAGLLQVFVHTEKNVLIQINPQTRVPRTFDRFCGLMVQLLHKLSISASDGPQKLLKVIKNPVSDHLPAGCKKIGTSFSATKCINPRELADTEEPVVVVIGAMAHGKVDTDYVEEEVSISKYPLSAALTCAKICSGFEEAWGIV from the exons ATGGCAGCGCGCAGGGCACACGAGGACGACGATGGGCCAGCCAAAAAGAAGCCTAAGATTGTTAAAACGTTACATGACAAACATATCAAAAAGAGATTAATTGTGGTCTTGGAACGTTCCTCGCTGGAGGCCGTGAAG GCCGGGAAAAGTTACGAGCTGCTGAACTGCGATCGACATAAGCACCTTATGAAGAAATTCAACAAAGATCCCTCACAGTGTCGTCCAGATATAACACATCAG TGCCTGCTGATGTTGTTTGACAGTCCCCTTAACAGAGCGGGTCTACTTCAGGTCTTTGTCCACACAGAGAAGAACGTTCTGATTCAGATCAATCCACAGACTAGAGTACCCAGGACCTTTGACCGGTTCTGTGGCCTTATGG TGCAACTCTTACACAAGCTCAGCATCAGTGCGTCGGACGGTCCCCAGAAACTCCTCAAGGTGATCAAGAACCCTGTGTCTGATCATCTTCCAGCTGGCTGTAAGAAGATTGGAACATCCTTCAGTGCTACAAAGTGCATCAATCCAAGGGAGCTTGCTGATACAGAAGAACCAGTTGTTGTGGTCATCGGGGCAATGGCTCATGgcaaa GTGGATACAGACTACGTTGAGGAAGAAGTGTCTATCAGCAAGTACCCGCTGTCTGCTGCCCTCACCTGTGCCAAGATCTGCTCTGGATTTGAAGAAGCCTGGGGAATCGTATGA